In Lates calcarifer isolate ASB-BC8 linkage group LG23, TLL_Latcal_v3, whole genome shotgun sequence, a single genomic region encodes these proteins:
- the LOC108884425 gene encoding receptor-type tyrosine-protein phosphatase H isoform X24, with protein sequence MIKPLSIKITSDHLLLCVFLCLLWGTAYSNTTSTPSATLTATGTADSSTTSSTPSATLTATGTADYSTTSSTSATLTATGTADYSTTSSTSATLTATGTADYSTTSSTSATLTATGTADYSTTSSTSATLTAPVRKAMGTTEMTSTQSTTLMTPIPTTRSPPPNAENFQWTGQNETSITLQWKKVENILNYTLVFGEKDKNVTATAEDTVIDVVSGLTNAAKYNFTLYTVRDGVRSSGVSLTAVTAPPNAENFQRTTQNETSITLQWKKVENILNYTLVFGEKEKNVTATAEDTVIDVVSGLTSGTENNFTLYTVFGGVRSSGVKLTAVTAPPNAENFQRTTQNETSITLQWRKVRNILDYTLVFGEGEKNVTAKAEDTVIDIVSGLTSGTENNFTLYTVFGGVRSSGVSLTAVTAPSNAENFQRTTQNETSITLQWRKVRNILDYTLVFGEGEKNVTAKAEDTVIDIVSGLTSGTENNFTLYTVFGGVRSSGVKLTAVTAPSNAENFQPTGQNETSITLQWRKVRNILDYTLVFDEGEKNVTAKAEDTVIDIVSGLTSGKEYNFTLYTVFGGVRSSGVNLRAVTAPERVNMVRVTQNDSSITLRWDKVNSISTYVLLYDGNDGPVREDISALPEDITVTHVVSPLTAGKKYYFILTTVFGEVNSTKYTFEAVTVPPKVSSVDVTERSVTSLTLNWENADINWTYLLQINGSTVTFTQDIYPKVSYSVSPLKPGTQYNFSVITVFSGFNSTAYEACTVTTIDCASVPWHVTNSSIHGMVEGLFSNATATYEQTHISPQGSNVSFTGLVPGATYNLFLEYETCSQRFPQCHHTETVRPSSVSAHCDYLGAGYSISVVWIKPNGVWTQVEVNVSGQSHPVPANGEQSIQISGFQPARTYEVTVDTLSGHVRSSAPYVFLCDTDPRGVIAGSVFAVLLFALVCLAVFLVLKRPDLIRKKSFIGGAKLSNPKSKAISVAEFPNHFNQLSADDNRGFSQEYENLVPVGTEQTRKAAVLPENKAKNRFNNVLPYDWCRVRLNTSNPNGTSDYINASYMPGYNSNREYIATQGPLPSTVNDFWRMIWEQRVKGIVMVTNCIEGGRTKCEQYWPGDGKPCHYGELLITTRSEQQETNWTLREFSLKHTETSEKRKVKHFHFTAWPDHGVPQGTKILIQFRELVRWHIEREADGAPTVVHCSAGVGRTGTIIALDVLLQQLVKKRGVGINAFVHKMRLSRPYMVQTESQYVFLHQCIMDSLQPDEKMEENIYENADMIYVNATALRELQTNG encoded by the exons ATGATCAAGCCTTTGTCTATCAAAATTACCTCAGACCacttgctgctgtgtgtcttcCTGTGTCTTCTCTgg GGTACGGCTTACTCCAACACAACATCAACACCAAGTGCAACGCTGACAGCAACC ggTACCGCTGACTCCAGTACAACATCATCAACACCAAGTGCAACGCTGACAGCAACC ggTACCGCTGACTACAGtacaacatcatcaacaagtGCAACGCTGACAGCAACC GGTACCGCTGACTACAGtacaacatcatcaacaagtGCAACGCTGACAGCAACC ggTACCGCTGACTACAGtacaacatcatcaacaagtGCAACGCTGACAGCAACC ggTACTGCTGACTACAGtacaacatcatcaacaagtGCAACGCTGACAGCACCTGTGAGAAAAGCAATGGGAACGACAGAAATGACAAGCACACAGTCAACCACTCTAATGACACCCATTCCAACAACAAGATCAC CTCCTCCTAATGCAGAGAACTTTCAATGGACTGGACAAAATGAGACCAGTATAactctgcagtggaaaaaagtggaaaacatCCTCAACTATACCCTTGTGTTTGGTGAAAAGGATAAAAACGTCACTGCAACAGCAGAGGATACAGTGATAGACGTAGTCTCAGGACTTACAAATGCAGCAAAATACAACTTCACTCTCTACACTGTGCGTGACGGTGTCAGAAGCAGTGGAGTAAGCCTCACTGCAGTCACTG CTCCTCCTAATGCAGAGAACTTTCAACGGACTACACAAAATGAGACCAGTATAactctgcagtggaaaaaagtggaaaacatCCTCAACTATACCCTTGTGTTTggtgaaaaggagaaaaacgtCACTGCAACAGCAGAGGATACAGTGATAGACGTAGTCTCAGGACTTACAAGTGGGACAGAAAACAACTTCACTCTCTACACTGTGTTTGGTGGTGTCAGAAGCAGTGGAGTAAAGCTCACTGCAGTCACTG CTCCTCCTAATGCAGAGAACTTTCAACGGACTACACAAAATGAGACCAGTATAACTCTGCAGTGGAGAAAAGTGAGGAACATCCTCGACTATACACTTGTGTTCGGTGAAGGGGAGAAAAACGTCACTGCAAAAGCAGAGGATACAGTGATAGACATAGTCTCAGGACTTACAAGTGGGACAGAAAACAACTTCACTCTCTACACTGTGTTTGGTGGTGTCAGAAGCAGTGGAGTAAGCCTCACTGCAGTCACTG CTCCTTCTAATGCAGAGAACTTTCAACGGACTACACAAAATGAGACCAGTATAACTCTGCAGTGGAGAAAAGTGAGGAACATCCTCGACTATACACTTGTGTTCGGTGAAGGGGAGAAAAACGTCACTGCAAAAGCAGAGGATACAGTGATAGACATAGTCTCAGGACTTACAAGTGGGACAGAAAACAACTTCACTCTCTACACTGTGTTTGGTGGTGTCAGAAGCAGTGGAGTAAAGCTCACTGCAGTCACTG CTCCTTCTAATGCAGAGAACTTTCAACCGACTGGACAAAATGAGACCAGTATAACTCTGCAGTGGAGAAAAGTGAGGAACATCCTCGACTATACCCTTGTGTTCGATGAAGGGGAGAAAAACGTCACTGCAAAAGCAGAGGATACAGTGATAGACATAGTCTCAGGACTCACAAGTGGGAAAGAATACAACTTCACTCTCTACACTGTGTTTGGTGGTGTCAGAAGCAGTGGAGTAAACCTCAGGGCAGTCACTG CTCCTGAGAGGGTTAACATGGTGAGagtgacacaaaatgacagCAGTATAACTCTGAGGTGGGACAAGGTTAACAGCATCTCAACATATGTCCTACTATATGATGGCAATGATGGTCCGGTACGGGAGGATATCAGCGCGCTTCCTGAAGACATAACTGTTACACATGTCGTCTCTCCGCTTACTGCTGGAAAAAAATACTATTTCATTCTCACCACTGTGTTTGGGGAAGTCAACAGCACTAAATACACATTTGAAGCTGTGACAG TTCCACCAAAGGTGTCTTCGGTTGATGTGACTGAACGCTCTGTGACCAGTCTAACTCTGAACTGGGAAAATGCGGATATAAACTGGACGTACTTGCTTCAGATTAATGGCAGTACTGTGACATTTACCCAGGACATATACCCAAAAGTGTCATATTCAGTCTCACCTCTCAAACCTGGGACACAGTATAACTTCAGTGTGATCACAGTGTTCTCTGGATTCAACAGCACAGCTTATGAAGCCTGCACAGTAACAA cCATAGACTGCGCCAGTGTGCCCTGGCATGTCACTAACTCATCGATCCATGGGATGGTTGAAGGCTTATTCTCAAATGCAACCGCCACTTATGAACAAACTCACATCAGTCCTCAAGGTAGTAATGTGTCATTTACTGGCCTCGTCCCTGGCGCAACCTATAACTTGTTCCTTGAGTACGAAACATGTTCTCAACGCTTTCCACAATGTCACCACACTGAAACAGTGC GTCCTTCAAGTGTAAGTGCTCACTGTGATTACTTGGGAGCTGGCTATTCCATCTCTGTTGTGTGGATTAAACCAAATGGTGTGTGGACTCAAGTGGAGGTCAACGTTTCTGGGCAATCTCACCCAGTACCTGCAAATGGGGAACAGAGTATTCAAATATCTGGATTCCAACCTGCCCGAACATATGAAGTAACTGTAGATACACTGTCTGGGCATGTGAGGAGTTCTGCACcatatgtttttctgtgtgataCTGATCCAAGGG GAGTAATTGCAGGATCAGTATTTGCTGTGCTGCTTTTTGCCCTGGTCTGTCTGGCTGTCTTCCTTGTGTTAAAAAGACCAGATTTAATCAG AAAAAAGTCATTCATTGGTGGGGCCAAACTGTCTAATCCAAAGAGCAA aGCTATATCTGTAGCAGAGTTTCCAAACCACTTCAACCAGTTAAGTGCGGATGACAACAGAGGATTCAGCCAAGAATATGAG AACCTTGTTCCTGTTGGCACAGAGCAGACACGGAAAGCCGCAGTTCTACCTGAAAACAAAGCGAAGAATCGTTTCAACAACGTCCTGCCAT ATGACTGGTGTCGAGTGAGGCTAAATACATCAAATCCCAATGGGACCTCTGACTACATTAATGCCAGTTACATGCCA GGctacaacagcaacagagagtACATTGCCACACAGGGTCCTCTGCCCTCCACCGTCAATGACTTCTGGAGGATGATTTGGGAACAAAGAGTGAAAGGCATCGTCATGGTAACCAACTGCATTGAAGGAGGACGG aCCAAGTGTGAACAATACTGGCCTGGAGACGGCAAGCCTTGCCATTACGGAGAGCTCTTGATCACCACCAGATCTGAGCAACAGGAGACCAACTGGACATTGAGGGAATTTAGTTTGAAACAT ACAGAAACCTCAGAAAAGCggaaagtgaaacattttcacttcacaGCCTGGCCGGACCATGGAGTCCCTCAGGGCACCAAAATCCTGATCCAGTTCAGAGAACTGGTGAGATGGCATATAGAGAGAGAAGCGGATGGAGCACCAACTGTGGTTCACTGCAG TGCTGGAGTGGGGAGGACAGGCACTATCATTGCCCTGGATGTGCTACTTCAGCAGCTAGTCAAAAAAAGGGGAGTGGGCATCAATGCTTTTGTGCACAAGATGAGACTGAGTCGACCATACATGGTGCAGACAGAG tCTCAGTACGTTTTCCTGCACCAGTGCATAATGGACAGTCTGCAGCCAGAcgagaagatggaggagaacaTATATGAGAATGCAGACATGATATATGTCAATGCCACAGCGCTCCGAGAGCTTCAGACAAATGGCTAA
- the LOC108884425 gene encoding receptor-type tyrosine-protein phosphatase H isoform X19, producing the protein MIKPLSIKITSDHLLLCVFLCLLWGTAYSNTTSTPSATLTATVRNGTADSSTTSSTPSATLTATGTADSSTTSSTPSATLTATGTADYSTTSSTSATLTATGTADYSTTSSTSATLTATGTADYSTTSSTSATLTAPVRKAMGTTEMTSTQSTTLMTPIPTTRSPPPNAENFQWTGQNETSITLQWKKVENILNYTLVFGEKDKNVTATAEDTVIDVVSGLTNAAKYNFTLYTVRDGVRSSGVSLTAVTAPPNAENFQRTTQNETSITLQWKKVENILNYTLVFGEKEKNVTATAEDTVIDVVSGLTSGTENNFTLYTVFGGVRSSGVKLTAVTAPPNAENFQRTTQNETSITLQWRKVRNILDYTLVFGEGEKNVTAKAEDTVIDIVSGLTSGTENNFTLYTVFGGVRSSGVSLTAVTAPSNAENFQRTTQNETSITLQWRKVRNILDYTLVFGEGEKNVTAKAEDTVIDIVSGLTSGTENNFTLYTVFGGVRSSGVKLTAVTAPSNAENFQPTGQNETSITLQWRKVRNILDYTLVFDEGEKNVTAKAEDTVIDIVSGLTSGKEYNFTLYTVFGGVRSSGVNLRAVTAPERVNMVRVTQNDSSITLRWDKVNSISTYVLLYDGNDGPVREDISALPEDITVTHVVSPLTAGKKYYFILTTVFGEVNSTKYTFEAVTVPPKVSSVDVTERSVTSLTLNWENADINWTYLLQINGSTVTFTQDIYPKVSYSVSPLKPGTQYNFSVITVFSGFNSTAYEACTVTTIDCASVPWHVTNSSIHGMVEGLFSNATATYEQTHISPQGSNVSFTGLVPGATYNLFLEYETCSQRFPQCHHTETVRPSSVSAHCDYLGAGYSISVVWIKPNGVWTQVEVNVSGQSHPVPANGEQSIQISGFQPARTYEVTVDTLSGHVRSSAPYVFLCDTDPRGVIAGSVFAVLLFALVCLAVFLVLKRPDLIRKKSFIGGAKLSNPKSKAISVAEFPNHFNQLSADDNRGFSQEYENLVPVGTEQTRKAAVLPENKAKNRFNNVLPYDWCRVRLNTSNPNGTSDYINASYMPGYNSNREYIATQGPLPSTVNDFWRMIWEQRVKGIVMVTNCIEGGRTKCEQYWPGDGKPCHYGELLITTRSEQQETNWTLREFSLKHTETSEKRKVKHFHFTAWPDHGVPQGTKILIQFRELVRWHIEREADGAPTVVHCSAGVGRTGTIIALDVLLQQLVKKRGVGINAFVHKMRLSRPYMVQTESQYVFLHQCIMDSLQPDEKMEENIYENADMIYVNATALRELQTNG; encoded by the exons ATGATCAAGCCTTTGTCTATCAAAATTACCTCAGACCacttgctgctgtgtgtcttcCTGTGTCTTCTCTgg GGTACGGCTTACTCCAACACAACATCAACACCAAGTGCAACGCTGACAGCAACCGTAAGAAAt GGTACTGCTGACTCCAGTACAACATCATCAACACCAAGTGCAACGCTGACAGCAACT ggTACCGCTGACTCCAGTACAACATCATCAACACCAAGTGCAACGCTGACAGCAACC ggTACCGCTGACTACAGtacaacatcatcaacaagtGCAACGCTGACAGCAACC ggTACCGCTGACTACAGtacaacatcatcaacaagtGCAACGCTGACAGCAACC ggTACTGCTGACTACAGtacaacatcatcaacaagtGCAACGCTGACAGCACCTGTGAGAAAAGCAATGGGAACGACAGAAATGACAAGCACACAGTCAACCACTCTAATGACACCCATTCCAACAACAAGATCAC CTCCTCCTAATGCAGAGAACTTTCAATGGACTGGACAAAATGAGACCAGTATAactctgcagtggaaaaaagtggaaaacatCCTCAACTATACCCTTGTGTTTGGTGAAAAGGATAAAAACGTCACTGCAACAGCAGAGGATACAGTGATAGACGTAGTCTCAGGACTTACAAATGCAGCAAAATACAACTTCACTCTCTACACTGTGCGTGACGGTGTCAGAAGCAGTGGAGTAAGCCTCACTGCAGTCACTG CTCCTCCTAATGCAGAGAACTTTCAACGGACTACACAAAATGAGACCAGTATAactctgcagtggaaaaaagtggaaaacatCCTCAACTATACCCTTGTGTTTggtgaaaaggagaaaaacgtCACTGCAACAGCAGAGGATACAGTGATAGACGTAGTCTCAGGACTTACAAGTGGGACAGAAAACAACTTCACTCTCTACACTGTGTTTGGTGGTGTCAGAAGCAGTGGAGTAAAGCTCACTGCAGTCACTG CTCCTCCTAATGCAGAGAACTTTCAACGGACTACACAAAATGAGACCAGTATAACTCTGCAGTGGAGAAAAGTGAGGAACATCCTCGACTATACACTTGTGTTCGGTGAAGGGGAGAAAAACGTCACTGCAAAAGCAGAGGATACAGTGATAGACATAGTCTCAGGACTTACAAGTGGGACAGAAAACAACTTCACTCTCTACACTGTGTTTGGTGGTGTCAGAAGCAGTGGAGTAAGCCTCACTGCAGTCACTG CTCCTTCTAATGCAGAGAACTTTCAACGGACTACACAAAATGAGACCAGTATAACTCTGCAGTGGAGAAAAGTGAGGAACATCCTCGACTATACACTTGTGTTCGGTGAAGGGGAGAAAAACGTCACTGCAAAAGCAGAGGATACAGTGATAGACATAGTCTCAGGACTTACAAGTGGGACAGAAAACAACTTCACTCTCTACACTGTGTTTGGTGGTGTCAGAAGCAGTGGAGTAAAGCTCACTGCAGTCACTG CTCCTTCTAATGCAGAGAACTTTCAACCGACTGGACAAAATGAGACCAGTATAACTCTGCAGTGGAGAAAAGTGAGGAACATCCTCGACTATACCCTTGTGTTCGATGAAGGGGAGAAAAACGTCACTGCAAAAGCAGAGGATACAGTGATAGACATAGTCTCAGGACTCACAAGTGGGAAAGAATACAACTTCACTCTCTACACTGTGTTTGGTGGTGTCAGAAGCAGTGGAGTAAACCTCAGGGCAGTCACTG CTCCTGAGAGGGTTAACATGGTGAGagtgacacaaaatgacagCAGTATAACTCTGAGGTGGGACAAGGTTAACAGCATCTCAACATATGTCCTACTATATGATGGCAATGATGGTCCGGTACGGGAGGATATCAGCGCGCTTCCTGAAGACATAACTGTTACACATGTCGTCTCTCCGCTTACTGCTGGAAAAAAATACTATTTCATTCTCACCACTGTGTTTGGGGAAGTCAACAGCACTAAATACACATTTGAAGCTGTGACAG TTCCACCAAAGGTGTCTTCGGTTGATGTGACTGAACGCTCTGTGACCAGTCTAACTCTGAACTGGGAAAATGCGGATATAAACTGGACGTACTTGCTTCAGATTAATGGCAGTACTGTGACATTTACCCAGGACATATACCCAAAAGTGTCATATTCAGTCTCACCTCTCAAACCTGGGACACAGTATAACTTCAGTGTGATCACAGTGTTCTCTGGATTCAACAGCACAGCTTATGAAGCCTGCACAGTAACAA cCATAGACTGCGCCAGTGTGCCCTGGCATGTCACTAACTCATCGATCCATGGGATGGTTGAAGGCTTATTCTCAAATGCAACCGCCACTTATGAACAAACTCACATCAGTCCTCAAGGTAGTAATGTGTCATTTACTGGCCTCGTCCCTGGCGCAACCTATAACTTGTTCCTTGAGTACGAAACATGTTCTCAACGCTTTCCACAATGTCACCACACTGAAACAGTGC GTCCTTCAAGTGTAAGTGCTCACTGTGATTACTTGGGAGCTGGCTATTCCATCTCTGTTGTGTGGATTAAACCAAATGGTGTGTGGACTCAAGTGGAGGTCAACGTTTCTGGGCAATCTCACCCAGTACCTGCAAATGGGGAACAGAGTATTCAAATATCTGGATTCCAACCTGCCCGAACATATGAAGTAACTGTAGATACACTGTCTGGGCATGTGAGGAGTTCTGCACcatatgtttttctgtgtgataCTGATCCAAGGG GAGTAATTGCAGGATCAGTATTTGCTGTGCTGCTTTTTGCCCTGGTCTGTCTGGCTGTCTTCCTTGTGTTAAAAAGACCAGATTTAATCAG AAAAAAGTCATTCATTGGTGGGGCCAAACTGTCTAATCCAAAGAGCAA aGCTATATCTGTAGCAGAGTTTCCAAACCACTTCAACCAGTTAAGTGCGGATGACAACAGAGGATTCAGCCAAGAATATGAG AACCTTGTTCCTGTTGGCACAGAGCAGACACGGAAAGCCGCAGTTCTACCTGAAAACAAAGCGAAGAATCGTTTCAACAACGTCCTGCCAT ATGACTGGTGTCGAGTGAGGCTAAATACATCAAATCCCAATGGGACCTCTGACTACATTAATGCCAGTTACATGCCA GGctacaacagcaacagagagtACATTGCCACACAGGGTCCTCTGCCCTCCACCGTCAATGACTTCTGGAGGATGATTTGGGAACAAAGAGTGAAAGGCATCGTCATGGTAACCAACTGCATTGAAGGAGGACGG aCCAAGTGTGAACAATACTGGCCTGGAGACGGCAAGCCTTGCCATTACGGAGAGCTCTTGATCACCACCAGATCTGAGCAACAGGAGACCAACTGGACATTGAGGGAATTTAGTTTGAAACAT ACAGAAACCTCAGAAAAGCggaaagtgaaacattttcacttcacaGCCTGGCCGGACCATGGAGTCCCTCAGGGCACCAAAATCCTGATCCAGTTCAGAGAACTGGTGAGATGGCATATAGAGAGAGAAGCGGATGGAGCACCAACTGTGGTTCACTGCAG TGCTGGAGTGGGGAGGACAGGCACTATCATTGCCCTGGATGTGCTACTTCAGCAGCTAGTCAAAAAAAGGGGAGTGGGCATCAATGCTTTTGTGCACAAGATGAGACTGAGTCGACCATACATGGTGCAGACAGAG tCTCAGTACGTTTTCCTGCACCAGTGCATAATGGACAGTCTGCAGCCAGAcgagaagatggaggagaacaTATATGAGAATGCAGACATGATATATGTCAATGCCACAGCGCTCCGAGAGCTTCAGACAAATGGCTAA